From Aricia agestis chromosome 1, ilAriAges1.1, whole genome shotgun sequence:
TTCCCCAAAATACCTACACACCTAATCAACCAACGTACCAACCTAGTCAACCTACATATCAACCAAACCAGCCGACTTATCAGCCTTCCGTCGAGCCAACTTCATACGAGCCAGACCAGTCGACCCAACCAGCTTACAGACCATCTCAGCCAGATTACAACAGACCGAGTCCTTCTCCAACTTATCTCCCCTCGCCAGATAATCAGCCATCTGGAGGAACTGATGACGACGACGATCGCCATCCCCCTCATATTCACGAAATTACCGTTGACTGCGGCAAAGATAAGATGACAATCAACATTGAGTTCAACAAGCCCTACAACGGCATAATTTATTCTCAAGACCATTACAAGGAACCCGAATGTGTGTACGTCAGAGAGAACTCCAACCAAATCAAATTCTCGTTCACCGTAAGTCTCGATAAGTGCGGCACCAGATTCTTCAGTGATTTCGAAAACGAGGGTCAAGCGTACTTAGAAAACGTATTGGTCCTGCAAAACGAGCCAGGAATTCAGGAGGTGTGGGATCACATTCGACGTGTGAGATGTCTTTGGGAAGGAAACCTCACAAAACAGTTGGTGTCTTCTCTAAGCGTCGGTATGCTCAACCAGATTACGAGCAACTTCAGCGGTGATACTGCTATGGCTCGTTTGGACATCCAATCTGGCCGTGGACCGTTCGCTCCCGAAGCGAACGGGCTGATAAAGATTGGAGAAACGATGACATTAGTAGTGAGTGTAACTGGTGACCCAGGATTCGACATATTGGTGAGAGAATGTATAGCGCGAGACTCGAGCAACAACAATGTCGTGCCGTTGACGGACAACAACGGTTGCGTGCTGAAGCCTAAATTGTTTGGAGCGTTCCAAAAGACGAGAGAAACGGGTAACACGGGCGCATCAATAATCGCTTATGCGTTCTTTAATGCTTTCAAATTCCCCGACGAAATGGACTTGATAATCCAATGCGACGTTGAACTTTGCAAGACGGATTGTGATGTATGCCCAAACCCAGGAAGCATAGATCCAAAGAGGAAACGGCGAGACCTTATACACTACGGCAATCGAACAATCGAGCCGGCTACCACTATCGGTAAGGGCATGCGCGTGGTGTTTGCCGAAGATTTACCAGTCGAAGCGACCAACTGCATCTCATCTAATGCAGCACTCTGGGGCAGCCTTCTAGTCCTTGTTGGATCCATTGCTAGTAGCTTCTTAGTCACTTTCTGCTGGCACACGTCACGAGCATCCGTCAAACTAACGTAATTATAAGAACAACTATAAATAATGATTGCTTTaaagttgttaaaaatatactcGTAATACGAATTTGTAACACACATAACCAAATAGGTCAGTCAGTATTACATCGGTTATTGTTAcagaaattattgaaatactctTGTTAATGTACAACTACATAATCTAACATACtcaattataatagttttagtatgtaatcgtaattaaaatcaaataacatGAGATGAGAACAAGCAATAACGAAATTAATGTTTGgtgaaaaaattatgaaacaacaattaattattatttattagcataatattaattatttttatgaaactttgtcaattcgACTCATAACAGTGCACAGTGCaactatatttatttatgaagtACGAGGAAAATGTTCTACTTCATTTACATAATAGTATTCATCTTTGTATTCTGAATATTTAAGAGATgtaggtaattactaattaccaaATTACTACCATTCTAATTTATTCTAATGAAAATTTACATCCTTAAGTAGGAAATTACCAGTAACTACCTAGCTTTGTCGGCAATTGCGGTTTATAGTGTATTTAACATTAAATCAATGGATATTATATAGTTGTTAACCTAGAATTAACATGGGattcttttgttgttttaaaatttaattgccCTGAGTTTTAGAAGGTTAAGTTTTAGTAAGCTGCATTTTACTTTTTCCGATTaagttaattaatgttattattagtcCCTGTACATATAGTGCATCtatgtttgaaaataaaatacttttttcaaaatttttgtttaatttttttcggAGATGatttactaaaacaaaatagatACAAGATCATTTATTTAGCGCCTTCATTGCGGCAAGTAAAATCTTAAGCCTTCGTCTGGTGTCGCCGCGGCACGCCAAAGTGTGCCCCCAATGACTTTTCCGCGTGCGTGGTAGGCGTTTCTCGACCCACCAGCACAAGGTTTGATTAAATTACTATAACTTTGCGAAAACATAATGTAGGTTTACAGTTTTTCTGACTGTTGGAATAACCTTGAACCCAACTTATTTAGATTTGATTCGCCCCGGGATCTGCCAAACAGGAAAAGAGAAGTAAACCAGGGAAAGTGGCGGGTCgacaaaaataaggtgatatcgaatatatatattttatttatatatttaaatgcctgtttgtttttgtttgcaCATtttgcagtatgttttaaattttttttaatttcttttttgctTCTACATTCCTCATATTGGTTTCCCGCAGTTTTTCATAGCACCCAGCTGCACAATTTCACCGTTTAACGCTCATCGTAAGGACATGATTTTTTATTTCCTATCGTGCGttgttaattttatgaaattaataaattttgtattttcaaaagataaaaccgacttcaaaatttcaCGTACTTACTTAATTGAGAATCAAAATTTCCTATATTAAACACTACTGACCTGATtatgatgaaacttgcagtattccctaaatTAAACAATACCCAGTACAACAaaagaaggaatatttttaaTCAGACTAGTGGTTCCGGATATAATTATACAAACGCAAACATAAAAACACATACACTTTAGAAATTTGAcacatttgttcagatgctgatataCCTAGactaaaacatacaaaaactgggcagttctggaaataataCATacaggtcgaattgataacctcctttttgaagtcagtcagtcagtccgACGTACGtcagttatacataatattataaccataaagttaatatacctagcggaatagagaaacaaactgcaaaactgcgtggtaaaaagagacgtgtgatacatgtcatgtatcacacgtctcacTCGTCTCTCACAcgagcagcactctttttttgatgtccagtcggcacgtgccacacgttgacaatttaatctcatagaattcatgttcaatcatgcttgtgtaagtgtatacgtacacacatttttcacacaaatgaaaaccaatttcggttacgtttgacagctcgagattgttgctatattccgctaggtatattaactttatgattataaCACACAACCTGTGTGCCAAATTTTATAATGCTAGGGCAATTGGAAGTGGCCTAGAGGTTTTGATTACCGGTCAGTAAGTGAGTGAGTGGCTAAGTGAGTTCTAAAATTAGCTATTTTACAGGGACATATTTCAGGTTCAACCGAACTTATACATATGAAATTGGGTTTActgcttaagaggattccacaccgcccttttttccatacaaacgttgtcccctgtttcctccctggataatgctagtagaattataatttttttcctgaatatctacggccactaatacaatgtccctatgttttcttttttttcataatttaattattaaataagatatgaacgttcaaaaacccaaaaaaatggccagattttccgctgtgttcaaacgtccagaaaacagatttggctagattatacaaaaaaagcaaaacataggaacacagctcaagcctttttttaatctttaatgaaaaaagtacttaaatcggttaagttttggagaaggaatcaggggacaacgaatctttgattttctggattttctgcagttgtctctatcgcgttctgcggtataggcttgaggtaagggagacagctatagatattacacgtactttttttttcatttctctagcccctgttgtatcctcttaagtactagtatataattacgtaggtataattttatcttagCTCTCGCAATAGGCACTGAGATACAGAGGGGtcaaaagtgcgtcgaaacggttagtgtaaatagtgcacggcaagcgcgcggcctgctggaactAGGCCTGCGCACTTCCGTGCGCTTTGATTTTAATAGTTTCTTAACTTTCGCACAATAAGTTGTACCGTAGAGTTAATAGTTGGAAATACACTTGTGTTACACCGTATTATTCCAATGGCTCATGATGGCAGCTGCATATTCTATTCGCTTGgattttctttgtttaattcgACTGATACTCAACAAGCCTTAGGGGTTGCTTCTCCACGTCCTGATAAGTTTGGGATAGGCTCTAaataacttatctgacagatgatgtatgaaataaaatcgaaaaatatatattttataggaaCCACATAACATGATGaacaaataataaagtcaatttctttactttattgaatatctataacaattgctgttatttaaatattgtgagATCTTAAATTTGATTAGATTTaacttggccagttttcatTACATCAGTCATTTCATAAAGTTAGTGCACATTTTAATTCTGATAAAAACTGTTTTTccattaaatacattttacgattttccatagaacttggcactcatttagatctccattctttttacggcgaagtccatagacaagcataatgtttgtaattttgtattGACCTTAGCTctccttttttacatttatgttttttgtacgATAATAGAATAATATACAAGTTGTTCAATTCTGTAATTATTTAGCACGCTTTTTTTCTTATGCAACATTTTTATTAggattttttttgcaatattgaacaatgaaaataatatgataagtaCAATATAAATCGTTAGTAAAAAGGCTTATGCTATTTTTCTCTCTTTGGAATGCCACGTTGGCATAACATACGTGTAAAGTAGAGTCAGCAATACAAGTGGAAAATACTgataagaaataattattatgtttatgttttgtcttttgacattgtaattacagtataatattcTTCCTGTCTTCAAATTACGTTGTTTTAGGACATCTTCAAAAAGTAAAGTATCAGATACCACTTTGAcctttgttacattctgtatatttgtgaaaaaaaaatttcgtcataatatacctatacaaaaaaaaatcaacttttCATTTGGTATCCCAAAGTGCTACCGAGATGGGTACGATATGCCCctcctttttaaaaaaaactatactgaTCTATGACATGATCTAGTTTGCAAACTGTATATCAATTGTCACCAAAACTTTTGAGTGCAGTTAGAAAGCTAACTAAAAGAGGCTTAAGCTTGCGAGTTTACCCTTCAATGTTACCTACtcctataaataaatataaaagtatgagTAATAGCAATATATTGAGGGATGTTTTAACGTTATTTGCGTGGTGTAATATTACAATCagtataaattatgtaaatattggATCGACATTATCTTTCACTGTTTACTTTGGGATAACAACTTTatactgtacaatgtacagttAGCATCTGAAATCGCAGTGGTATTTCTATGGAAATATTCATAGGGttttttcaaaaagtataaatattacTAATCTCAAAGTCTCGATCATTGCAAGAAAAAATGAAATTCAAGTCCAGTCAAAAGTGGAATtggattttaaaatgtattttcgtTAACTCTTAAATCTTATACGTGACaggacatttttttatatattgtatctTTGCACATTTTGTCCACCataaactttaaattataagtttacaTTAATCAAGACAGAATCGATACTAGATCGTGTTTTTAGAATTGACAAAATCCGTCATCATATCCAGGAggcgaaaaattatgaaacggAAAGATTAAATAACGCAATGACGAAAATTAGatacaaaaatataagaaaTGTTTGCCGCTTTGTTTGTTAGTCAATAACCactgaaataaaattatctcGTAATTATCTAATCCAATACAATATACCGCTGAGTACATAACACATATATTACGGTATTGTGACGGTGCCACTGTCAGTAAGTGTTGTGAAACATGCAGGAAGAAAATGTGTCGGTTACCGCCTTTTTGGTGCAAGGATTTTCGGCCATGTCGAGTTAGTATTTTTTCGATGTGCttgttaaggacgctatcacattttttcaggcaccattttaaagaattaggagtcacactgcgaagatattttggtttcaaatgaaagataatatattcatctccacgtctataccataaaaattttatagccgcatacaaaattttcacataaatacgttttaaccataacaataatcgcaaaagattaaaaaaatggggtttgattaggtaccattatagctaaatacactgaactaaggaaaataaatatacaaaaaaaatgttgcttatttagccccccgtacgaatagctaaatattttatatataaataaataacatttctatttataagaaaaataagaaacgctctctatttttttcatatatcaagaacgcggcgagcgtcgtaaggCCTAGCGCGCACCACGACTTTATGCagcgcgattattttatcgcAGAAATACAACGTATGAGTTAgtatgacagtgcgcgcacatgcGAGTAAATAATCGCagcgattttaaaattgtgatttGTCACATTTTGCTGCGACTGCTCGCGACGCGATTGTCGCGAAAATAAAATGCAGAATATGAAATTGTGTGGTACCGCGCGCACTGCGATAATAAAATCGCACACTCGGGCCGGCCGGCACTTCATTTGTGTTTCATCTGTCTACAGATTAATACATATCATCTGTCCAACAATACACATCGTAGTGGTTTATATTATACTCTTTGTTAAACATGTCGGCGCCTGTATCTCCAATGGAGTGTCCGTCTCCAAACGATACGAAGATAGACGTGGAACATTAAATGTTCCATATTTGATGATCGCAGTACAAGAAAGACCACCATTGTGTTTTCATTCTCTAATAGAATTTACATTCCATAATAGCCAAATAATTTTTTGGGATACATCCGAAGTTCATGATATTTCTGATAaaagaaattttctttttttttcttctgcGGTCCTCCGAAGTAGTAAATAAAGACAAACAACTTGTACGAAATCCATTGTGAAAGTGAGCAAAGATCTCTATTTATTTATCGCAGTGCGCGCACCGTACTCTCTGCGATTTTTTACAGCGCGATTTTGAAATCGTGtcgcaaaaattaaaatcgtggTGCGCGCTAGGCCTGACAAATCACAAATTTAAAATCGCTGCGATTATTTACTCgcatgtgcgcgcactgtcatacTAACTCATACGTTGTATTTTTgcgataaaataatcgcgctGCATAAAGTCGTGGTGCGTGCTAGgcctaatttttgtaataatttttgtgatagcgtccttaagaaAGTTCAATTGTttttatcttcaatttttttcctcGACTATCAGTGTTTGATGTTGTAAATcgttctatatcaataataatctgagggacctatcagacagagagcggtcacgcgtacAAGCGTTCTGGGATCGTTCTCTACTTTCGAGCGGTCAGTTACACGGGAGCACTTCTGACGCGGTCAGGTTATCTATGTAtaacgtaatacaacacaaagaaaatatccacagccgaacatataacctcctcccttttggaagtcggttaacaaaGAACTCAAAACTtaccgcttgaacgcttgatcgcgtgaccgctctctgtctgatagtttcctaaagtaaaaaaaaatacgttaatAAGTAGTTTATTAACAAAGTAAAATTTTCATTCAAAATACTTATTCTCATACACCTTTcgtacaacaaacttgattaaAATGGAAACTTCGTGTGCTTTCCAGTCGCCTTCCTCACGTCGCTTACTGGTTTCATATACGCTTGGCCGTCTTACACGATGGAAATGTTCAGATCGAACGCTACAGTTCTATCGGAGCCGATGACTATGACGGACGTATCGTTGTTGGGTAGTCTAACGAATGTTGGAGGCTTATTAGCAACTCCTTTCTGCGGTTACGCTATGGACAAGTTTGGAAGGAAATATACTGCAATGCTCTTTGGAATGCCTTGCATGGTATGTAAATTAAATCATGAAATCTTCTATTACTCGTTAGAGCAGgggctcccaatctttttcagcctgcggcgctcCTACAAGTCAacattttgtcacggcgcggcgccctaCTTTAcgtagctattacaaaaagatacataaataaacacatttaatgattataagTAGGTtgagctagtaaataataataaacaaatattattctTCTGCCCGCTTtctataattcatattataattttattttataataattgtggttatggataatgatggaggatcgactcacggcgcgggcggcgcccCTCTTACTTTTCCGCGGCGtcacagtttgggaacctctgcgtTAGAGTATTTTGATTCAATGAAAGTTTTTAAGTTCGTAACTCGAGAGCAAGTGACACGAAAAATCCTATTTGCTAATAAGCTCCTCTCTAAGTAAGCTGACagtttttacagtttttgcggACAAACCGACTCCATCACTTTGTTTACTTTaccttaaaaataaatctttctaTGGTGggcatgctaagcctgctggtgGTAGGTAGAAAAGTGTCGGAAAATTCTTGCAGTGAGTTTTGAAAACACCAGTTTATCAGATAGCGCTTCGTGTGAGTCGGGTCTGTCTGCTAGCGGAAAATCGAGTAAACATTTAATTTTCCTGATACCGAACTTCGGTTCTTtgttttttgacgtgggagagccatgcttcggcacgaatgggccggcttgaccggagaaatacatgttctcacagaaaaccggcgtgaaacagcgcttgcgctgtgtttcgccgagtgaatgagtttaccggaggcccaatcacctactctattcccatccctaccctcccctattaccgtacccctctttaaaggccggcaacgcacctgcagctcttctgatgctgcgagtgtccatgggcgacggaagttgctttccatcaggcccacggctcgtttgcccccttatttcataaaaaaaaaacaggaaaattaaatggttttttttttttttaatttctcatccccctaactgtgtcagggcttgttgccatcttcttattacattaatttgttctttagtattaaaatttcttaaacataaaaatttccaataaattgctacaaaatactataaaattaaaacaataaaaaataataataatacggcaCAACATTCAActaccctaatatcacagcttacaaaaaaaaattaaatgtttattacCGCGGCATTATGTTGCTAGAAGACCCTAGTAGTTCCTCATGATAGTAGATTAAGAAGTATATACATGGTTTTAGgtttaacaccgttatccttaaaaccatcaaatgagcccgtcaaaatgatcaactttttctttttgttcATTATGACGAGCTCATTTGAtcgttttaaggataacggtgttaaatctaacaacctgtataatatGATTTCAGATAACATGGGCGATCATAGCTGTGTCCAAGTCAGTGAATGTTATATTATTTGCCGTCGCTTTAGCCGGTCTCAGCGCCGGGGGACAGGCAGTATCCTCCGTCTACATATCGGAGATAAGCCAGGATTCCATCagaggagccttaacctccacCACGGTGTCAGGATATTTCCTAGGACTACTCTTTTCGTATGTGTTAGGAGGTTATCTACCGTACCACTATGTGATATACACCCATTTGCTGTTTTGCGTTCTCTATGTCCTTATGGTGGGTGTGTTGAAGGAATCCCCTGTTTATTTGATGATGAGGGGTAAAGAAGAAGTAAGTATGTGGTTGTATGTACGTTAGCTTTTATGTCAAAGGGTCAGGTCACATGAACACGAAACCAGACGTGAAGATGcttgtactattataatattgcaatGTCATACgtcgtcataataatattatgtttaattttaatgttcaaTGAATTTCGTTTCAGTGTAAACTGACTCTTATTTCTGTTATGCTCATTTCATTCagtatcttataatattattatattattttttaataaaatgttaaactgATGTGCCTTTAACGTGACTCAACTGTTTTCAGGAAGCAAAAGAATCACTAGCGTTTTATCGACGAGTCGACAAAAATTCGAAGGCAATAGAAGTCGCATTAAAGAAAATCAAACTGCAAATAGATCCAAGAATAGCTATGATACAGGAAGGAGATGGTAAAattagttgtaaaaaaatcaattaaatacTCACATTTCTTGTGgtgtttcataatatttacatatttgtttttctttttcagaTGTAGAAGTAACGAAGGAACTTCTAGAGAATCCTCCACCGGTAGAAGTTAAGGAATCAGCGTGGAAGTTTCTAAGTAAGTAAGCCCACCCACTTTAGCTATCGAATCATGTCTTACAGTATGAACACCAATAATTGTATGAATTAAGAAAAGGAATTGGTTCAAAGAAAGGTCATAAGAAATAGAAGCATCAAAAGGCATAATAGATCTAAAAAAggcactataatattttttaacacacttttaagcttgggctgtatgtatgtaacggaatctttgagcacgatttttacctgtCTCCAGTAGTcacattaataattacttaattctaaactttgcatacgtattacgagccaatgacaatgcaatcatttgttaattttttcctaaaataaaaaaaattgtttcttttttttagttttttaaactattattattatgtttcagtAAAATCGGAATCATCGAAACGTGCGTTGGTCACGGTGATTATCATTATGGGGTCAGTGATACTCATGGGGTCCATAGTGCTGCAGGTCTACGCAGAGCCTCTGTTCAAGGAGGCCGTTCCTACAATGGATCCTAATACTTGCTGTGTTCTTCTAGCGGTAGTATATCTTATTGCCAGCATCATCTGTGCATTCACCATTGACAGGTTTGGGAGAAAGGTAAGACATAACGGTACTTTAGTTTCAAGAAagcttaaaaaattaatttacttcaaaaattaagaaaatacatacatagtatTGGGTAGTATCAAGAATTCAAGAGTAATGCACATCTGCACATTATTCGATCGgatgaaaatgtaatttttgtacacagataaaaaaaaagatagaaTTACTTGGACGCACCGCTAAATTTTAACCCAATAAATTGGTAGCCAAAATGGAAGGGATTGATTTTGGATCTTTTTAATCTTCATAGCGCGTCACTGATCTGATTTTCATGAATAAGGGTCAATTGATTTGTTTCAGTCAGGCAATAAAAGCTTTATAATTTGTTATTGAGCTTGTGCCGAATcaatcaaagtgccgaaatgtgcatgcaagtatgcacgataaatggccgaaatatgcacaaaatatgcacaatcaaaagtcacttattattaaaaattattattttttaagagctttccggtggtgccgttaataaaagcatcaatttttataatttcatcaaatccaggatttttcattttttatacagcaccaataataattttctaccaacattttccgattgcaatcttaatgcccatggaagtttaataaatcggtaactaatcaaattttttactaatgttgccaactacaaagaataatttgtttctagaaagatattgtacctaacgggtgtattgcattctttaaatggggatggaaccacatattttaagtgttttgatctatcgtacctctATTTTGTGGCCTCAgtgtgtgtcatgatagctagtttggagtatacgagggcataaaactaccgaaatatgcactatcaaacGAAAACttgccaaaatatgcaaatTCGTctaaaagtggcagcgctgaaagatcaattttttcgttatttgtatgggcaagcaccccagcgtcataaattttcccatacaaaagtaaaaaaaaaaactctttcagcgctgctttcacagtgaatttaGGACTCATtctcacttacttttgttacaccttgatTATCTTTTCAGCCTCTGATGGTGATCACAGCAGCAGCATCAGGGTTCTTCAACATCCTACTGGGCACGCAGCTGCATCTGCGCTGGGCTCCGCACTGGTTCACGGCGGTCGTGATCTACGCGTACAGCCTGGTCTACAACCTGGGGGTAGCGATAGTGCCGTTCGTGCTGACGGCTGAGGTGTTCTTACCTGAGGTAGGCTTGGAGGattttgtaccatcgaagaaattgattcaaaggcaTATTATGAGGTCCTAATATGTTATCTGTTTGGGTTACGTCAAGTTAATGATAGTCAACAACATTGGTTTTGGTTCGCGCTTTTCcaggaaaatataataataataataagcccgcaaggcagcttgtggcgagctgttggagagtagcgaccccacgaacccgagtgctcccagggaagcccctgttctccatctccGGCTTGCCTTCCGGCCGAAGTGAACACTGACGGAGAATCAGGCCCTAcctctgccttgccttaaccggccggtcagagtggagtcgcaagagcttcggctcggaggaaggatgtgaagcgtaagtggcgagtgggcgacgtgatgggaccctctgagggtgcaaatgatcggcgtttaaagtccagcgacacctctcctgcctcaagccGCTCTGTCAATGTTGCCGCCTCGGTGCACCGTGCGTGCGACCATTTTGAGGGGCCCATTCAAAGGAATGGCGAGTCACCGTCTGCCAACTTTATGATACATGTTTCCACGTTGTACCGTcagacgccatagtccttccatagttccagttacccagtccactagcacctcaccccatagcccggtatcatttctaatatccattccctgcaatagtcctacactgaccgctggctctccttggttgtactcccatagtgcggacagggagagtcgccggccagtgtcacatagcatttagattaaaactgtgtaacgggcctctacgcgctggcttcggccccacgcatgccttccaaaggcatgcgtggggccgaagaagatttaattgcccgtgagcaaggaataccttacacaaacataataataataagaaagctTTATtgatttccataaaaaatacataaaagaaatttaatgaaaaaaagaacatttgatttttacaataataattcatatacattaatagtaattaatgtatatgaattattattgtaaaaatcaaattgataattattatattattagatgaaATAAGCAGAACTaaaatttttcataataaattagttttaacaTGCATTTGTTATGTATTGTtcgtaattataattattaatattatattctattattatcattttgtgcTTGTTATTTTTCTATGGACACCCTGAGGGTAAAAGCCTCCTCCAAGGCAAACCAGTTGTCTCTTTCTTTAGCGATAGCGACCAGGAAAATATAGGTTCATCAAATTATTAAAACAGGAGTTATAAATTATGAATATGatgataatttttcaaaaatgatcataaaaaatattatgattctatGTGACAAGTCTAGAATATTGGACCGATGTTGATAGAAAAATAGGATACATTGTTCTTTAATTGTTGCAAATGTACGGTCCGGAAACTCTAGGTATATTTTTGAGCAACTAAG
This genomic window contains:
- the LOC121730720 gene encoding uncharacterized protein LOC121730720 isoform X1 → MARWLVVLCVVVACALAIETPSRFQPKRPRRAETDDQNTSDEMVSNLLQWIQGFYQQKNRKARQYQGAKPDRPRPFERSYLPPTGYPPAGARPTPTYSEGPDVETNPPFPDEPTFQPSEPPYRPSRPSYEPSNPSTTTYVPQNTYTPNQPTYQPSQPTYQPNQPTYQPSVEPTSYEPDQSTQPAYRPSQPDYNRPSPSPTYLPSPDNQPSGGTDDDDDRHPPHIHEITVDCGKDKMTINIEFNKPYNGIIYSQDHYKEPECVYVRENSNQIKFSFTVSLDKCGTRFFSDFENEGQAYLENVLVLQNEPGIQEVWDHIRRVRCLWEGNLTKQLVSSLSVGMLNQITSNFSGDTAMARLDIQSGRGPFAPEANGLIKIGETMTLVVSVTGDPGFDILVRECIARDSSNNNVVPLTDNNGCVLKPKLFGAFQKTRETGNTGASIIAYAFFNAFKFPDEMDLIIQCDVELCKTDCDVCPNPGSIDPKRKRRDLIHYGNRTIEPATTIGKGMRVVFAEDLPVEATNCISSNAALWGSLLVLVGSIASSFLVTFCWHTSRASVKLT
- the LOC121730720 gene encoding uncharacterized protein LOC121730720 isoform X3 → MARWLVVLCVVVACALAIETPSRFQPKRPRRARQYQGAKPDRPRPFERSYLPPTGYPPAGARPTPTYSEGPDVETNPPFPDEPTFQPSEPPYRPSRPSYEPSNPSTTTYVPQNTYTPNQPTYQPSQPTYQPNQPTYQPSVEPTSYEPDQSTQPAYRPSQPDYNRPSPSPTYLPSPDNQPSGGTDDDDDRHPPHIHEITVDCGKDKMTINIEFNKPYNGIIYSQDHYKEPECVYVRENSNQIKFSFTVSLDKCGTRFFSDFENEGQAYLENVLVLQNEPGIQEVWDHIRRVRCLWEGNLTKQLVSSLSVGMLNQITSNFSGDTAMARLDIQSGRGPFAPEANGLIKIGETMTLVVSVTGDPGFDILVRECIARDSSNNNVVPLTDNNGCVLKPKLFGAFQKTRETGNTGASIIAYAFFNAFKFPDEMDLIIQCDVELCKTDCDVCPNPGSIDPKRKRRDLIHYGNRTIEPATTIGKGMRVVFAEDLPVEATNCISSNAALWGSLLVLVGSIASSFLVTFCWHTSRASVKLT
- the LOC121730720 gene encoding uncharacterized protein LOC121730720 isoform X2; protein product: MARWLVVLCVVVACALAIETPSRFPETDDQNTSDEMVSNLLQWIQGFYQQKNRKARQYQGAKPDRPRPFERSYLPPTGYPPAGARPTPTYSEGPDVETNPPFPDEPTFQPSEPPYRPSRPSYEPSNPSTTTYVPQNTYTPNQPTYQPSQPTYQPNQPTYQPSVEPTSYEPDQSTQPAYRPSQPDYNRPSPSPTYLPSPDNQPSGGTDDDDDRHPPHIHEITVDCGKDKMTINIEFNKPYNGIIYSQDHYKEPECVYVRENSNQIKFSFTVSLDKCGTRFFSDFENEGQAYLENVLVLQNEPGIQEVWDHIRRVRCLWEGNLTKQLVSSLSVGMLNQITSNFSGDTAMARLDIQSGRGPFAPEANGLIKIGETMTLVVSVTGDPGFDILVRECIARDSSNNNVVPLTDNNGCVLKPKLFGAFQKTRETGNTGASIIAYAFFNAFKFPDEMDLIIQCDVELCKTDCDVCPNPGSIDPKRKRRDLIHYGNRTIEPATTIGKGMRVVFAEDLPVEATNCISSNAALWGSLLVLVGSIASSFLVTFCWHTSRASVKLT